The following are encoded together in the Panicum virgatum strain AP13 chromosome 6K, P.virgatum_v5, whole genome shotgun sequence genome:
- the LOC120711315 gene encoding uncharacterized protein LOC120711315 has product MDPNSCYLLKIKHLGNPENAGKDVGCFSFEKFVDCDMTNFKDFVESMVGQCPPGYKEVPHIQYYDDCDSSFDNLYRFKAQIESCCPGSLVVIDHHTINSKVRFRRLFFALKPCIDGFLNGCRPYLAVDSTFLTGKFKGQLASATAIDGHSWMYPVCFGVFDSETNENWIWFMQNLREAIGSPRGLAICTDTGQAVMTGVEEVFPEVEHRECMNNLVTNFKKTHRGKLKVFDEHLWAAAYSENPYLFEKHWVAMEKEEPVGTAYLRKWHTRLWTRSQFSTICKVDYVTNNLADCFNKWIEPHKSMNLDDLMDKLRQVLMIKWNLRRKIARKLQGLILPHIIKKMNEDSRNLELEVAECSEKIAEVTELGAAALDL; this is encoded by the coding sequence atggatccaaactcatgctATTTATTGAAAATTAAACATCTTGGCAACCCAGAAAATGCTGGAAAGGATGTCGGATGTTTTTCCTTTGAGAAGTTTGTTGATTGTGACATGACAAATTTTAAGGATTTTGTTGAATCAATGGTGGGCCAGTGCCCGCCGGGTTACAAGGAGGTTCCTCATATTCAGTACTATGATGATTGTGATAGTAGTTTTGACAACTTGTATCGATTTAAGGCACAAATTGAGAGCTGTTGTCCTGGCAGTTTAGTGGTTATTGATCATCATACAATAAATAGTAAGGTCAGATTTAGAAGACTATTCTTTGCTTTAAAGCCTTGCATAGACGGGTTTCTCAATGGTTGCAGACCGTATTTAGCAGTAGATAGCACATTCTTGACAGGCAAGTTCAAGGGACAATTGGCTAGTGCAACGGCTATTGATGGGCATAGTTGGATGTATCCAGTTTGCTTTGGTGTTTTTGATTCTGAAACTAATGAGAATTGGATCTGGTTCATGCAAAATCTTAGAGAGGCCATAGGCTCACCAAGAGGGTTAGCAATTTGCACTGATACTGGGCAAGCAGTTATGACAGGGGTAGAAGAAGTGTTTCCAGAAGTAGAACATAGGGAATGCATGAATAACTTGGTGACCAACTTCAAGAAGACACATCGTGGAAAGTTGAAGGTGTTTGATGAACATCTTTGGGCTGCTGCTTACTCAGAGAACCCATATTTGTTTGAGAAACATTGGGTTGCAATGGAGAAAGAAGAGCCCGTAGGAACCGCATATCTTAGGAAGTGGCACACTAGGTTGTGGACTAGGAGTCAATTCTCCACTATCTGCAAGGTGGACTATGTAACCAATAACTTGGCAGATTGTTTCAACAAGTGGATTGAACCTCACAAGTCAATGAACTTGGATGATTTAATGGACAAGCTTAGACAAGTACTTATGATCAAGTGGAACCTGAGGAGAAAGATTGCGAGGAAGCTGCAAGGCTTGATTTTGCCCCACATAATCAAAAAGATGAATGAAGACAGCAGAAATTTAGAGTTGGAAGTGGCCGAGTGCTCTGAAAAAATTGCAGAAGTTACTGAATTGGGGGCAGCGGCTTTAGATTTGTAG
- the LOC120711314 gene encoding 2-succinylbenzoate--CoA ligase, chloroplastic/peroxisomal-like, which yields MARHCQGHIAHCLGGLLTRRGGATVAADSGGRSITGAEFVDGVHRLAVGLIGSGVRPGNVVATVAFNSIEYVELFLAVAHVGAIIAPLNYRWSFEEAAQALELVEPMAFIFDGVFSSWALRLTDSNKYSSIGLYIILGDACSTGHAANFGSVDHIKRSVRGPIATEPISAPRDVALICFTSGTTGRPKGVAISHTSLIIQSLAKIAIVGYGEDDVYLHTAPLCHIGGISSCMAILMAGGCHVLIPKFDAQSAFDAIKEHGVTSFITVPAIMADLLSYARKERISGPVMTVTKILNGGGGLSEELMDGASQLFPRAAIFSAYGMTEACSSLTFMALNKPKLQEPNQPGNHSGGICVGKPAPHVEIEIGMDGNNPSSSLTGNILTRGLHTMVGYWANNKVDSSDCVRNGWLDTGDTGWMDSAGNLWLIGRKKGRIKTGGENVFPEEVELVLSQHPGVARVVVVGIPDSRLGEKVIACVSIKDGWKWTDARAEHQGESKEVSPQNLHDHCRMKKLSRFKVPRSYYQWRQPFPVTSTGKIRREELKREILATMQIPSNL from the exons atggcgcgGCATTGCCAGGGTCACATCGCGCACTGCCTCGGCGGCCTCCTCACCCGCCGCGGCGGTGCCACCGTCGCTGCGGACTCAGGCGGTCGCAGCATCACCGGCGCGGAGTTCGTCGACGGCGTGCACAGGCTGGCCGTGGGGCTCATCGGCAGCGGGGTGCGCCCCGGCAACGTCGTCGCCACCGTCGCCTTCAACAG CATCGAGTACGTCGAGCTGTTCCTCGCCGTGGCACACGTCGGAGCAATCATCGCCCCTCTCAACTACCGCTGG AGCTTTGaggaggcggcgcaggcgctggAGCTCGTGGAGCCGATGGCGTTCATCTTTGACGGCGTCTTCAGCTCTTGGGCCCTCCGGCTGACGGACAGCAACAAGTATTCGTCCATTGGCCTCTACATCATTCTGGGGGACGCTTGCAGCACAGGCCATGCTGCAAACT TTGGATCAGTTGATCACATCAAGAGAAGCGTGAGAGGACCTATAGCGACAGAGCCCATATCCGCTCCAAGGGATGTTGCTTTGATATGCTTCACATCTG GTACTACTGGGCGACCAAAGGGTGTAGCGATAAGCCATACATCTTTGATCATTCAATCCCTAGCAAAGATCGCCATTGTTGGCTACGGTGAGGATGAT GTCTACCTGCATACAGCACCTCTGTGCCATATCGGTGGGATCTCCTCATGCATGGCCATCCTGATGGCTGGAGGCTGTCATGTCCTGATACCGAAATTTGACGCCCAATCAGCTTTCGATGCCATCAAGGAACATGGAGTAACTTCTTTCATCACTGTCCCCGCGATCATGGCTGATCTACTGTCTTATGCTCG AAAGGAGAGGATATCAGGCCCAGTGATGACAGTGACCAAGATTCTAAATGGTGGTGGTGGATTGTCAGAGGAATTGATGGATGGAGCTTCTCAATTATTTCCTCGTGCTGCTATTTTCTCTGCTTATG GGATGACTGAGGCCTGCTCATCTCTGACATTCATGGCTCTCAACAAACCAAAGCTCCAAGAACCCAACCAACCAGGCAACCATTCTGGGGGCATTTGTGTTGGTAAACCAGCACCTCATGTCGAGATAGAAATTGGCATGGATGGTAATAACCCTAGTTCTTCGCTAACTGGAAACATCTTAACCAGAGGCTTGCATACCATGGTTGGGTACTGGGCAAACAACAAGGTGGATTCATCAGATTGTGTCAGGAATGGATGGCTGGACACTGGCGACACTGGATGGATGGATAGTGCCGGTAATCTATGGCTTATTGGGCGGAAAAAGGGTCGCATCAAAACGGGAGGTGAAAATGTTTTCCCAGAAGAG gttgaactggtgctgtcccAGCACCCTGGAGTAGCTAGAGTTGTGGTAGTTGGTATACCAGATAGTCGTCTTGGTGAGAAAGTTATTGCTTGTGTTAGCATCAAGGATGGCTGGAAGTGGACTGATGCAAGAGCTGAGCACCAAGGTGAAAGCAAAGAAGTCTCTCCTCAGAACCTTCATGACCACTGCAGGATGAAAAAATTGAGCAG ATTTAAGGTACCAAGGTCGTATTATCAGTGGAGGCAGCCGTTCCCAGTGACCAGTACAGGCAAAATCAGAAGAGAGGAGCTCAAGAGGGAAATCTTAGCAACAATGCAAATACCCAGCAACTTGTAG
- the LOC120711317 gene encoding 60S acidic ribosomal protein P0 — protein sequence MAIKRTKAEKKQAYDRKLCSLLDEYTKVLIALADNVGSKQLQDIRRGLRGDSVVLMGKNTLIRRCIKAYADKTGNHTFDPLMDLLVGNVGLIFTKGDLKEVREEVAKYKVGAPARVGLVAPVDVVVPPGNTGLDPSQTSFFQVLNIPTKINKGTVEIITPVELIKKGDKVGSSESALLAKLGIRPFSYGLQITDVYEDGSVFSPEVLDLTEEDLIEKFAAGVSMVASLSLALSYPTLAAAPHMFINGYKNVLAVAVETDYSYPHADKIKEYLKDPSKFAIAAPVAAADSGAAAAPKEEEKAPEPAEESDEEMGFSLFDD from the exons ATGGCGATCAAGCGGACCAAGGCGGAGAAGAAGCAGGCGTACGACCGCAAGCTGTGCAGCCTGCTGGACGAGTACACCAAGGTGCTCATCGCCCTCGCCGACAACGTCGGCTCCAAGCAGCTCCAGGACatccgccgcggcctccggggCGACTCGGTGGTGCTCATGGGGAAGAACACGCTCATCCGGCGCTGCATCAAGGCCTACGCCGACAAGACCGGGAACCACACCTTCGACCCGCTCATGGACCTCCTCGTCGGCAACGTCGGGCTCATCTTCACCAAGGGCGACCTCAAGGAGGTCCGCGAGGAGGTCGCCAAGTACAAG GTTGGCGCTCCTGCTCGTGTTGGACTGGTCGCTCCTGTTGATGTCGTTGTCCCCCCTGGCAACACTGGCCTGGATCCCTCCCAGACCTCTTTCTTCCAG GTGCTCAACATCCCAACCAAGATTAACAAGGGTACCGTTGAAATCATCACCCCTGTGGAGCTCATCAAGAAGGGTGACAAGGTGGGCTCATCCGAGTCTGCCTTGCTCGCTAAGCTTGGTATCCGCCCCTTCTCGTACGGTCTTCAGATCACCGATGTCTACGAGGATGGGTCGGTCTTCAGCCCTGAGGTGCTCGACCTGACTGAGGAGGACCTGATTGAGAAGTTCGCCGCTGGTGTCTCCATGGTTGCCTCTCTGTCCCTAGCGCTCTCGTACCCTACCCTTGCCGCTGCGCCCCACATGTTCATCAATGGGTACAAGAACGTGCTTGCCGTTGCTGTGGAGACGGACTACTCGTACCCGCATGCTGACAAGATCAAGGAGTACCTCAAG GACCCAAGCAAGTTCGCCATCGCTGCCCCTGTCGCCGCTGCAGACTCtggtgccgctgctgctcccaaggaagaagagaaggcaCCTGAGCCCGCAGAGGAGTCGGACGAGGAGATGGGCTTCAGCCTGTTCGACGACTAG
- the LOC120711313 gene encoding BTB/POZ domain-containing protein At1g30440-like, producing MACQKLGSRADVFRKQGQEWYCTSGLPSDITVVVGEQSFHLHKFPLLSKSGLLERRIREKIDKGEDSWVVDLSDIHGGAKAFELAAKFCYGVKFEMTASNVVHLRCASDYLEMTEEISEGNLITQTENFLTQTVLRSWKDSIKALQTCDDVLDIAERLQIVKRCVDSIATRSCSDPDLFGWPVAQYGGPMQSPGGSLLWNGISTGARLRNSSPDWWYDDISCLSLPLYKKLISAMEYRGISQEIIVGSLNHYAKRRLPGLNRRKSISDVSNCLSITSLTSIPSEDDQKYLLEEIDRLLPFQRGVTSCKLLFGLLRTAIFLKASPSCLSNLERRIGMQLDKASLEDLLIPNISESVETLYDVDCVQRIVDHFLAMDQETGGASPGLGEDGQILASPSLMPITMVAKLIDGYLAEVAPDENLKLTKFRSLAAAIPEYARPIDDGLYRAIDIYLKAHPYLSESDKEDLCRVMDCQKLSLEACTHAAQNERLPLRVIVQVLFFEQLQLRSSIAECLMISEPLDGGVSRQLGGQPVSGEHHRGGAGWPLAARENQTLREGMDSMKQRVAELEKECTAMRQDIERLGRSRSAGKSRFRFALAAKPQVCSTKDKDAAPETSKTAAAAESEDKVAVVKGGAGGEGAPQLKLRKHKMKLPTC from the exons GTATTGCACATCTGGTCTTCCTAGTGATATAACTGTGGTAGTTGGGGAGCAGTCTTTCCATCTTCACAAG TTTCCTCTATTATCAAAAAGTGGCTTGTTGGAGAGGCGTATCAGAGAGAAAATTGATAAGGGGGAAGATAGTTGGGTTGTTGATCTATCTGATATCCATGGTGGAGCAAAGGCTTTTGAACTAGCTGCTAAGTTTTGCTATGGTGTAAAGTTTGAAATGACTGCATCCAATGTCGTACACCTTCGTTGTGCTTCTGATTATCTTGAAATGACAGAAGAGATATCTGAGGGAAATTTGATCACCCAGACAGAGAACTTCCTTACCCAAACAGTGCTCAGGAGCTGGAAAGACTCGATCAAGGCGCTTCAAACTTGTGATGACGTCCTTGATATTGCCGAAAGATTGCAAATTGTAAAGAGGTGTGTAGACTCCATTGCAACTAGATCATGCAGTGATCCTGATTTATTCGGTTGGCCAGTAGCCCAGTATGGAGGCCCCATGCAGAGTCCTGGAGGGAGCCTCTTGTGGAATGGTATTAGCACTGGAGCAAGGCTCAGAAATAGCAGCCCAGATTGGTGGTATGATGACATCTCATGCTTAAGCCTTCCCTTATACAAAAAACTCATCTCAGCCATGGAGTATCGGGGCATCAGTCAGGAGATTATCGTTGGATCCCTTAACCACTACGCAAAAAGGCGTTTGCCTGGTTTGAATCGGCGTAAAAGCATCAGTGATGTCAGTAACTGTCTTTCTATAACAAGTTTAACATCCATCCCCTCTGAAGATGACCAGAAGTATCTTCTTGAGGAGATCGATAGACTACTACCTTTCCAAAGGGGTGTTACATCTTGCAAGCTACTGTTTGGCCTTCTGCGCACAGCGATTTTTCTGAAAGCCAGCCCCTCCTGCTTGTCCAATTTGGAGAGAAGGATAGGTATGCAGCTTGATAAGGCCAGTCTGGAAGATCTTTTGATACCGAACATCTCCGAGTCTGTAGAAACACTATATGATGTGGATTGTGTGCAGAGGATTGTAGATCATTTCTTGGCAATGGACCAAGAAACTGGTGGGGCCTCCCCTGGCCTTGGTGAAGATGGGCAAATCTTAGCTTCACCATCTTTAATGCCGATAACAATGGTTGCTAAGTTGATTGATGGTTATCTGGCTGAAGTTGCACCAGATGAGAACTTGAAGCTGACAAAATTCCGGTCTTTGGCAGCTGCTATACCGGAGTATGCCCGTCCAATAGATGACGGACTTTATCGTGCTATTGACATATATCTTAAG GCGCATCCATATCTGTCTGAGTCGGACAAAGAAGACCTCTGCCGGGTGATGGACTGCCAGAAGCTGTCCCTGGAAGCATGCACCCACGCGGCTCAGAATGAGCGCCTCCCGCTCCGTGTCATCGTGCAGGTGCTCTTCTTCGAGCAGCTCCAGCTGCGGAGCTCCATCGCGGAATGCCTCATGATCTCCGAGCCCCTTGATGGTGGTGTCTCGCGGCAGCTAGGCGGCCAACCCGTCTCTGGCGAGCACCACCGCGGTGGCGCCGGCTGGCCCCTGGCCGCCAGGGAAAACCAGACCCTGCGTGAAGGCATGGACAGCATGAAGCAGCGGGTGGCCGAGCTGGAGAAGGAGTGCACCGCCATGCGGCAGGACATCGAGCGGCTCGGCCGCAGCCGGAGCGCCGGCAAGAGCAGGTTCCGGTTCGCGCTCGCCGCCAAGCCGCAGGTTTGCAGCACCAAGGACAAGGATGCCGCTCCGGAGACGTCaaagacagcggcggcggcggagagtgAGGACAAGGTGGCCGTGGTGAAGGGTGGTGCCGGCGGTGAGGGCGCGCCGCAGCTGAAGCTCAGGAAGCACAAGATGAAGCTGCCAACCTGTTAG